The region CATCGCCCCTGCGCACGGCCGCGTCCTGTGCGAACCCCAGCGCCTGTTGGCCGCCATCGTCACCCATCGCCGTCAGCGCGAGGCCAAGGTCCTTGCGGCGCTGCAGCGCGCCGGCCACGGCACCCCCGAAACCCTCGTCGCCGAGGTCTACGCCGACACGCCCGCCTTCCTGCATCTCGCCGCCCGCCTGTCGCTGCAGGCCCACCTCATCCATCTGGTCGAAAGCGGACAAGCCCTGTTCCGGGACGGGACTTGGCACGCGCTCACCGCGGTATGAGATCGGCGTCAGTATGCTTGGCTCAGGCAAACCAACGGAGAATGGGGCAGCCCCGCGCTGAACATGGCATCGAAGGCAGGCGTCGTCCAATGCCGGCCGCCCAGCGAACCCAACCGACTCGGAGACCCGCATGATTGACCATACATGAATCGTTGCCAGCGACTTTCAGAAGAGCAAAGCGTTCTATACTCAAGCCCTGTCGGCAATCGGCTATAGCCTGCTTGCCGAGTGGCCGGCCTCTGTCACCGGGCACACCGATGTGGCTGGGTTTGGTGAACCACCCAAACCGGATTTCTGGATCAGCCGGGGCGCACCCAATAATCCACCCGTTCACGTCGCGTTTCGTGTTCATTCACGCTCATTGGTGCATGCGTTTTATCAGGCCGCCATTGCGGCAGGCGGTCGCGACAATGGCGCACCGGGTTTGCGCGCTCACTATCATCCCAATTACTACGGCGCGTTTGTGCTTGATCCAGACGGCCATAACATCGAAGCGGTGTGTCACGAGCCTGACTCACAATAGCCAACACGACACCCGAGCAGGACAACCGCCAAGGGAACCGTGGTCTGTCCCCGTTGTACGCAAATTCTAACGTTTGCGCTGAGGCCGTGGCCCGTCACGGCCTCAGCGCCAGCAGCGAATTGTTGGAACCGCCATCACGGTTCGGAATTTTGCACTTTCAGCAAGATGGCCGCCAGCGCATCAGCCTCTTCTTCCGTGAGGTGAGTGGAGAAATGCTGCTCCACGGATCGCTTATAGACCGGCCACATGTCACGGCGCATCGCTGCACCTTTCTGCGTCAGCACGGCATATAGCCCCCGACGATCCACCGCGCACTGCTCACGCGAGATGAAGCCATCCTTCTCCAAGCGATCGCACAGCCGTGTCAGGTTGCTGCGACTGAGGACCATCTTCTCGCCGAGAGCGTACAGCCGCAGTCGGTTGCCTTCCGCCATGTCCAACTCCAGCAGCAGGTCGTACCACTCCAAAGGAGGCAGCCCGGCCACCGACAGATCAGCTTGCACGCTTTCCAGGAGCATCTTGTGGACCCGTAACAAGCGGGCCCAGGCAAGAAAATGCGGGGTAATGTGACGCTTATCGTTGCGCATGGAAGAATTATTGCATATGCAACTAAGTCAGACTATGATCTAAATAGTTGCGATTGCAACTATAACTATGGCAATCATCTGAGGTGCCCTATGAAGACCATCAGTCTGAACGACCTGTTCAACCTACTGCGTTCGCCCACCCCGCCGGTCCTGGTAGAGGCCCTGCCCGCTCGCTATTTCGCACAGGGACACTTGCCGGGTGCGTGCAACATCAACACTGGGGAGGTAAAGACGCTCGCGCCGCAACTGCTGCCTGACAAAGACGCCGGTATTGTCGTGTACTGCGCCAGCGTTACCTGCACGAACTCGGATCAGGTCGCGGTGCAATTGCACGCTTTGGGCTACAGCGATGTAACGGTATTCAAGGGTGGTAAGGCGGAATGGCAAGCCGCCGGCCATGCGCTGGAGGGGGTCGCCGCATGAGCCGCAATTTCAGTGACCGATACCTGAATCCTGCCCTTGCCGCGATGCTGCTGCGGGTCGCTCTCGGCAGCATGTGGATTGCCCATGCGATGCTCAAATATGTGACGTTCACGATTCCGGGCTTTTCCAGCTGGCTCGAAAGCCAGGGCTTACCTGGATTCATGGCTTGGCCCGTCTTCATCCTCGAACTGCTTGGCGGCATTACGATTCTTGTTGGCTTTCACGGGCGCTGGACGTCCCTTGCCCTGCTGCCGATCATGGTGGTAGCCACCTCGACGCACGTCGCCAACGGCTGGGTACATAGCAGCCAAGGCGGTGGCTGGGAGTACCCGGCCTTTCTCGCAATCGCGTCGATGGCGCATTTTTTTGCTGGAGACGGCATGCTTCGCTTGGGACGCCAATCCCGTTTGAAAATGCCCTGAAATGGCTTGTCCAGACATACCAGCCCGCGGCGCGATGCCTTCACAATACGGCTCGCGTCGCGGCGTGCGTGTAGTCAGGGTGACCTGGTTGCTTGAGAATTGACTGCTCACGCTCATGACCGATGTCATAGGCGCCACACATAAATATTAAGCGGCATCACGTAGCGACATCCGCTTGAACACGGGTAGGTACTACGCCCAACCCGAGCAATCGGGGACAGACCACGGTTTCCCTTTCTTGGCTAGGGTAGCTGCCCGCTTCCTCACGCCATACGCCGCGGCGGCCTTGAGCAAATCGCCCAAGACATTGGCGTTGTTTCTCCTGCCCATCAGCCCCTCGCGATCGATGCCGATCTTCGGCCACGAGACGAAACAAGGCCGTCGAAAAGTTATCGGCTCCGTTTGGCTTGGCGGTCGCTGAATGCGGTGGGCTTCGAGTCGATTCGGCGAGGTCTCCGGCTGACTCATAACTCCAAGAGGCCGCAGCCTCGACGGCGCAATCGACGCGGCGCAAGATGGCCACGAATATGCATGAATAACCCGTGACAGCTGCTGGCGTGCGGACGGATTGGTGCGAGCAGGACTTGAAAGTCAACGACTTGGCTTGACCTTGGGGACAGCGACGGGCCAGCGCGCGCCTTCGTCCCTGTCACAGACCGGACAAAGCTGACAGGCATGACATCGCGAGGAGGCATCAATGGGACTGAATCACGGACAGATGGGCGACATGGTGTTCGCCGCAAAGGCCATCCACAACGACGGCAGCCTGCCGGAGCATGACGCCGATGGCCTGCTGGTGCCGGCGGGCGGGCGGGGCGTGATCGTGAATGTCGGTCATCTGGAAAGCGATCCCGCGCAAGTGCTGTATCTGGTCCGCTTCGAGAACCCGGACGGGGTACTTGGTCCACCGCTGGGTTGCTGGCCGGGTGATCTGGCTAGCTCGCCGCCCGATGCGGCATGAGCGAAGCCGCGGTCGGCATCACGCCCTGGGAGTACCACCAGCGCACCTGGCATCATCTCGACCGCTACGCCGCGGGGCCCCAGACGCTGGACTGGGACGCCCAGCCCGATCCCTTCCGGCGCTATGACGGGTGCCCGGAAATCCCGCTGTCGCTCACGCCCACCTCCGCCAACGTGTCCTTCGGGAATCTGCACCGGCCGGGGGCGGTGCTTCCAGCACCGCTGGATCGGGCCGGGTTGGGCCGTCTGCTGGAACTCGCGCTCGGCCTGTCGGCCTGGAAACAATACGGGCCGGACCGCTGGGCGCTGCGCTGCAACCCGTCCAGCGGCAATCTGCACCCGACGGAGGGCTATCTCGTCTGCCGCGCGCTGCCCGATCTCGCGGATGGGGTGTATCACTACCGGGCGGACGCGCATCTGCTGGAACAGCGGGCGGCCGTTGGATCGGGCCCATCCGCGGACGGGTCGGTCGCGCTGCTCGGGTTGACCTCCATCCACTGGCGCGAGGCGTGGAAATACGGCGAGCGTGCCTATCGCTATTGCCAGCTCGACGTCGGCCACGCGGTGGCGGCGCTGTCGTATGCGGCGGCGCTGCTGGGCTGGCGGCTGCAGTCCCTCACGCATTGGCCGGATGCGGCGGTCGCCGCGCTGCTCGGTGTGGATCGACCCACGGACGGCGCCGAGGCGGAGCATCCGGATCTGCTGCTGGCGGTAGACACCGGGCCCGCGGGCGCGCCGCCCGAGGCGGATGCGTGGCTGGCCTGGGCGCGCGACGCCGAGTGGCAGGGTCGGCCGAATGTGCTGGACCATCGCCCGCTCTATCAATGGCCGGTGATCGAGGCGGTGAGCCACGCAGCTGACAAGCCCGCCACGCCTGTGTTTTTCCCAATGATGCACGATGCGCCGGCCGTGCGCCCGGCCGCTGGGGACGAACGCCCGGCAATGGCGGTGATTCGCGAGCGTCGCTCGGCGCAGGCCTACGATCCGGCCGGGACCATGCCGCTCGCCACACTCGAGGCGCTGCTGGACCGGTTCGTCCCGCGCGCCGACGTGCCACCGTGGGCGGCTTTGCCCGAATCCGACCGGCTGCATCTGCTGCTGTTCGTGCACCGGGTGGACGGCCTGACGCCGGGGCTCTACGCACTGCCCCGCTCGGCCGCGGGGCGGGCACTGCTGCTCGGCGCGCTGGATGCGCGCTTTGCCTGGAAGTCCTGCCCCGAATTGAATCTGGGCGAGGCGCCGCTTTACCGGTTGGCAAGTGGCGACATGCGGCGCACGGCCGGGCTGCTGTGTTGCCATCAGGCGATTGCGGCGCAAGGCGCGGTCACCTTCATGCTGCTTGGCGAGTGGGGCACCGACCTCGATGACGAGCCCTGGCGCTATCGCTGGCGGCACTGGGAGGCCGGCGCGCTGGGACAGACGCTTTACCTCAACGCCGAAGCCGCGAGTCTGCGCGGCACGGGGATCGGCTGCTACTTCGACCCGGCGGTGCATGAGATCCTGGGTCTGTCCGACCGGCGCCTGCAGAGCTTCTATCACTTCACCATCGGCCGGCCGCTGCTCGATGTGCGCATCCAGTCCCTGCCGCCCTATGCGCATCTGCGACGCGAGTGAGACCGCTGCGCGGTTTCAGCAGCAGCGGTTAACGCCGCTGGAAAAATCGCTCGGGATGATGCCGACGGATGAAGCGCACCGGAACACCGGCGGCCGCTCGGGGCAAGCGGCATGGTGGTGGGCGAGATAGCGCTCATCAGCGTCGTCCTCGCTCCGTTGGCGGAACAGCGCCCACGCCCGTCGCAACCAGTCGCGTGCGGGTTTGATCGGTCCTGCCCTTGGGGGTCTCTCTCGATCAGTTCGAGGATCGACGCGGCAGCGCTTTCGCGCAGCGGCAACACCGGCCATCCGATGATCACGCCCCAGACGGTGTAGGCCATGTCGAGCACGATGATCCACAACAGCGCTGCAAAAAATACCGTCAGCCCGCCATCGATCTGTCGATTGAGAACGAGCTGCGGCGCCACGGCGGCCTTTTCGGGCGGCAACGCGCCGGCGGCCAGACGTTCGGACAGGTCGCGCGCGCCGGCAAAAGCCCGATGCGCGGATCGGCTCAGCACCTTTTACGCGGCTGCCGTAGTGATCGCGATCATGAACCATGGCGAGGCAACCCGGTCACCCATACCTACCGCAACCGCCCGGACTCGACGAGGATGCCAGTGGCGACCGACAGCGCGATGGCAGCCAGAGGATGCTTACGCCGCTGTTGGGATCGACCACACCCCTGCGCAGGAATAGCCCCAGGCCACGACCATCGCGCTGAACTGAGCAGCAACCGACGGCGTCGGCCCAGCGGTTCCCATATAGCCCCCAGTAGGTCTTGGAGCAGGAAGCCGCCAACGCGCCTTCCAGCAACGGCTTCGACCATGATGACGAAGTGAAGCCACAATGCATGCAGGCTCTCGCCGAAAGCACTGCTGAAGATGCTGGCCATGCCGATCGCCAGCGACGGCGCGTCACCGGTGCGGAAAAAGAGCAAGGTCCGCCCATGTCATGCGTCAGGTCTGCCATCGCGCGGTGCTCACCGGGTAGCCCGAGCCGCCAATGGTCGTGTCGATCAGGCCGGCCGGGCTGATGATGGCGCAATAGAGTCCCGGGGTCGAGCATGCTCCCGGCCATCAGGGCCATCAGGCCACAACTGACGCCATAATCATGGCCCCATAGCCCACCCGCGAGACGAGCGCATCGCTGTCGAGCAGCTCGGGGGTCGTACCCGAGGCCACCATGGCGTGAAAGCCCGAGACGGCACCGCAGGCTGATGGTGATGAAGACGACGGGGAACACAGGACCGGCAAAGATGGGACCGGAGCCGTCCACGAACGGGGTAATCGCGCGGCGCGAGCAGCCGCCAGACCGGCCGGATCGCTGCCGCAAAGCCGTAGGCCATGATCATCCAGGCCACGGATGCGCCGTCCCAGTCGAATCAGGTTCGAACCACCGCGTGCGTGTCGATCCAGTCGCCTCCATGGTTGATCAGCAGCAAGGCCCGCCCGATCAGCGCGACTTCCAGAACGCGTCCGGGGCGAATCTGATTCCTATAGAGGCCGATCAGCATAGCAATGGGTATGCTCGCGGCCACCGTCGCCGTCCCCCATGGACTGTGCTTCATGGCATCGAGCCGTCAGGCCCAGCGCCGAAATCAGTGCGATGAGGATCATGAAGGTGCCGGTAAAAAGCAGCACTGCCGGTGTGGTCCGATCGGTGTCGAACATCAGCATGCGGGCAGCAATCCAGGCCGCATCAAGCCGGTAAACCAAGGCATACAAGCAGACGGCCGCAACGATCAGCCACGCGTGTTGATGGACTCACCGCAGTGCAGCGCCACACCGCCGAGCGTGAACGCGCCAAGAGCGGCGGGCAATGACCAAATACGGGGCGCAAGACGAAATGGCATGGGCAGCCAAGCCTCGTGCACGGAACAACGCGCCCGCCCGCACGGTATGCATCCAGGCGGTCGCCAGCGAGAATAACCCCACGGGTACAGTGCGCCAAACCGGCCCGTCTTCTTGGTGTGATCGACGATCGACTGACGTCAACGTCATGCCGTGTGCTGGCCCCAGTCGGGGAATCAGGCGCAGGACACTCCGGTTCCCCGTAAGCCGCAATAGCCGTTGGGATGATGCGCGAGGTACTGCTGATGTTCGGGCTCCGCAAAATAGAACGGGCCCGGGGGAGCGATCTCGGTGGTCACCGCCCCGTATCCTGCCTTGTCCAGGCGTTTGTTGTAGGACTCCAGGCTGTTCTGGACCGCAATTCGCTGGATATCGTCACTGACCTGAATCAGCGATCGATACTGCGTGCCGACATCGTTGCCCTGGCGCATGCCCTGTGTCGGATCGTGCGCCTCCCAGAAGATCCGGAGCAGATCCTCATAGGCGATTCGGGTCGGATCGAACACCACTTGAACCACCTCGGCATGCCCGGTGCGCCCGCTGCAAACCTCGTCATAGGTGGGATTGGGCGTCAGACCGCCCGCGTATCCAGCGGCGGTCACATAGACGCCAGACTCGGTCCAGAAACGGCGCTCTGCCCCCCAGAAACAGCCCATGCCGAAGCGGGCGATCGACAGACCCGGTGGATAGGGCGGGACGAGCGGGACATCCAGCACGGCATGGCGCGTAGGAATCGCAACCGCTTGCTCGCGCCCGGGCAGTGCTTCACTGGTGGTTGGCAACCGCAGCTTGTAGGGGTGAATGAATCGCATGGCTTTGGCCTCCGCTTGCGCCGTCCCTAAGTATTCAGACCGATGCAAACCCCGGGAGTGCGATTTTGTCTTTGTGAAACGCTTCTGGAAACATCGATCTGGAGACAAAAAACCCCGATCGGGTAAACCGATCGGGGTTGCGTGAGCCAAACATGGCTGAAAGCAAAGTTCTCGTGTGCACTGAACGACCGATTGATGACTCGCCTCGCCGGCTTCCTGCCATCCGATCCCCTCGTCCATGACCGGAAGGGAGCCTCAATCTTCAGTGGCCTTCCTGGCCAACAACAATCTTCCTGATTGCCGGTCCGTTTTTTCGTCCTTGAACTCTTCCATGAGCAGTGGCTTCCTGCCACCATTCATCCCTGACCCGGCCAATCCTTTGGCCCCGTGGTATCCGTACCACAATGTCTTCGGACGGTTTCAATGATCTCTCATCGAGGTGACGCAAACAGTCAGACAATGCCAAAATGCGATGTAAGCATTTTCTTAATACCTACTATTGATGCCACAACGGCCTCATGGAGACGAGTCGGATACTGACATGATTGGCTTCCTGCAACGCGTCCGGTCTGCCTGGGTGGACGTCGACGGCGAACGCATCGCCCACATCCAGGGGGGATTGCTGGTCCTGATCGGCATGGAGCGCCTCGATAGCCTCGCGACCGCCGCCCGCTTGCTGCAGCGCATCCTCGACTACCGGGTCTTTTCCGATTCCAGCCAGCGCATGAATCTCAGCTTGCGGGATGTGCGAGGTGAATTGCTTCTGGTGCCCCAGTTTACCTTGGCTGCCGACACACGCAAAGGCAACCGGCCAGGATTTTCACCGGCCATGGCGCCGGAGCAGGCCAGGCCGCTCTATGCGGAATTGGTGAAGCAGGCCCGTGCGCTGCACCCGCGTGTGGAAAGCGGATCATTCGGTGCGAACATGCAGGTCAGTCTGACCAATGACGGCCCGGTCAGCTTCTGGCTCGAGGTGAGCCCCCACGGCCAGGACCCAGACCCGACCTGAGACAGCACACCGAAGCGAGCGGGCATCAACATGGCAATGGAGTGGTGGGCCGTGCAGGACTCGAACCTGCAACCCGCGGATTATGAGTCCGACGCTCTAACCATTGAGCTAACGGCCCGTAAAACGAAATTACATTGGAACGCGGCGAGAAAAAGCCCGCTCTCCGGGTGAGCGGGCTCTCGTGGGTTTCCCAGTGACGCCTGCCGTCCTCACTCCTCCAGAAAGCTGCGCAGCATTTCCGAACGAGACGGATGACGCAGCTTGCGCAGCGCCTTGGCTTCGATCTGGCGAATACGCTCACGGGTCACGTCGAACTGTTTGCCGACCTCTTCCAAGGTATGGTCGGTATTCATCTCGATGCCAAAGCGCATGCGGAGCACCTTGGCTTCGCGCGGCGTCAGGGTGGCGAGCATGGCGTGGGCCGCTTCACGCAGTCCTTCCCGAGTCGCCATGTCGGCCGGCGAGGGAATGTTGGTGTCCTCGATGAAATCGCCGAGATGGGAGTCTTCATCGTCGCCGATCGGTGTTTCCATCGAAATCGGCTCCTTGGCGATCTTGAGCACCTTGCGGACCTTGTCCTCGGGCATCTCCATCTTCTGAGCTAGTTCGTCCGGCGTCGGTTCACGGCCCATTTCCTGGAGCATCTGCCGCTGTACCCGGTTGATCTTGTTGATCGTTTCGATCATGTGAACCGGGATGCGAATGGTGCGCGCCTGATCCGCAATCGACCGTGTGATAGCCTGGCGGATCCACCAAGTGGCGTAGGTCGAGAACTTGTAGCCGCGGCGATACTCGAACTTGTCTACCGCCTTCATCAAGCCAATATTGCCTTCCTGGATGAGGTCCAGGAACTGCAGACCACGATTGGTGTACTTCTTGGCAATGGAAATGACCAGCCGCAGGTTGGCTTCGACCATTTCCTTCTTCGCACGCCGCGCCTTGGCATCGCTGATCGTCTTTTGCCGATTGATTTCCTTGATGACGGACAACGGCATCAGGGTTTCACGCTCGATGGCTCGCAGCTGATCCTGAAGCGCGATGATGTCCTCACGATGGCGGGCAATGGTCGCCGAGTGCTTGCGCTTGGCACGGATCTGTTTGTCGATCCAGTCGCTATCGGTTTCATGATCCTGGAAGACCTGGAGGAAATCGCGGCGCGACATGCCCGCTCGCGCAACGCAATACTCCATGATCTGCCGCTCGTGCCGGCGGACGCCATCCACCAGCTGCCGCAACTGGTCACTCAGCTGCACGATGACGCGCGGGGCAAACTTGAATTGCAAAAACTGATAGATCAACGCTTGCTGTTCGGCTCGCGTGGATTCCGCCGCGGGTCCTTGCTCGCGCAAGTGCGTCAGCACCACGTCGTACTGGGCCTGAAGCGCGGCCATACGCTGGGCCACCTCCTGAGGATCGGGACCGGTGTCGGCAGTCTCGGTCGAATCGTCGTCACCGTCCTCGTCTTCTTCCTCTTCGGCAGCATCCATCTCCATTGGCACATCGGCCGAGTCATCTACTGCCGCTTCGCTATCGAACTGAGATGGATCGATGAACCCGACCACGAGATCCGCCAGTCGGGCGCCGGCCTCGTTGAGCCGCGCATACTCGCCCAGCACATAGGCGGTCGAGACCGGCAGGCTGGCGAGCGCCTTGAGTGCCTCGAGCTGACCTTCCTCGATGCGCTTGGCGATACTGATCTCGCCTTCACGGGTCAACAGCTCGACTGTGCCCATTTCCCGCATGTACATGCGCACCGGATCGGTCGTGCGCCCGATCTCGCCCTCGACGGACGAGGCCAGGGCAGCGGCTGCCTCTTCGGCTTCGTCATCGTCATTGGTGGTAACGGCATTGTCAGAGAGAAGGATATCTTCGGAATCCGGCGCCTGCTCATGGACGGAAATGCCCATGTCATTGAACATGGCGATGATGTCCTCGATCTGCTCGGGGTCCACCAGATCATCCGGAAGATGGTCGTTGACTTCGGCAAACGTCAGATAACCCTGTTCTTTACCCTTTGAAATCAGAGACTTCAGCAGGGAACGCTGATCTTCGCTCATACGGCGGCTCAACCTTAGGCAAGGGGCGTAAATAAACGCCCAATTATATAGTATTTCATGTGGGACCGACTAAAATCCAGCACCACAATCACCCCCGTTGCGACAGCAACGATCGGAGTCGCTCCTTCTCCTGTGCGTCCAATCCCTGGGTGGCGGCTTTGGCCAGCAATGCATCAATTTCACTCCGAACCGAACGCTGGAGCAAATGCCGGCAGATATCCCGGCATTCACGGGCCACGCCCTCGGCCGATCGCTCCGGCTGCCAAGCCAGCAGTTGTGCAAACAGGGACTCAGCCGGATGGGCCCGGAATCGCTCCAAGATCCCGCCACTCGTTAGATGGGGTTTATCCCTCGCAAGTTCAATGAGCGCGAGCATCCATTGCGCTTCGCCATCTCCGTCCTTCAGAAGCGGAACCAGCTCCGGATCGACCCACTGCGCCGCATTTGGATGCGTCAGAAGCAAGCCGGCCAAGCGCTGCAACGGGCTCGGATGAGTCGCAACCGCCTGCGGTACACCGCTTCGGACCGGGCGACCTCGGGCCAGGCCACTGGCAGGTGCAAGCTCAACGCCAGCCAGCTGGCCCAGTGTCTGCGCCAGGAGATTTCGAAAAACGCCTTGTGGAATCACTTCCAATGCGGAACGGCTCCGCACGACCAGACGGGCCCGCCCCTCGTGGGTCTGGAGGTCGATACCCTCTTTCAGGTGGTGCAGCAGAAAATCAGACAGCGGCTGGGATTGTGCAACACGCCCGAGGAAAGTCTCGCGCCCTTCCTGGCGCACCAGAGAATCTGGATCCTCGCCTTCGGGCAGGAACAGAAAGGCGATTTCCCGCCCATCCTGCATCTCGGGCAGGCTGGTCTGCAAGGCGCGGCTCGCGGCGGCGCGGCCCGCGCGATCCCCATCGAAACAGAACACCACGCGGCTGGTGTGGCGAAACAAACGGCGCAAATGATCCGAGGTGGTTGCGGTACCCAATGTGGCAACGGCATTGGGAATGCCGTGCTCGGCAAGCATCAACACATCCATGTAGCCTTCAACTACCAGCACCCACGGCAATTCCCGCTGCGCCTTGCGGGCCTCATACAATCCGTAGAGTTCCTGCCCCTTGTGAAACAACGGGGTTTCCGGCGAGTTCAGGTATTTGGGCTGACCCTGATCCAAGATACGGCCGCCGAATCCGATCACGCGTCCGCGCCCATCTCGAATCGGGAACATCACCCGATCGCGAAAGCGGTCGTAATGCCGCCCTTCATCGCCATCACGGGCAATGAGCAATCCATTTTCGATCAGGAGTGCACGATGGCTGGCGTCTCCACCGAGCGCCTGCAGCAAGCCATCCCAGCGCGAGGGCGCATAGCCGATCCCAAAGGCTGCCGCCGTCGCACCGCTCAATCCACGTCGCTTGAGGTAGTCGATCGCGCGCGGCGCATCCCGCAATTGCTGGCGGTAGAAATGCGCCGCTGCATCCATGGCTTGGCGCAATGCCTGATGGTGTGGCGGCGGCGCATCGCCGGCGGACGGAAGATCGAGCCCCGCATCGGCGGCCAATTCGGCCACAGCATCGCGAAATTCCAGTCGATCGAACGCCATGAGGAACCCGATGGCGTTGCCATGAGCCCCACACCCGAAACAGTGATAGAACTGCTTATCCGCGCTGACGGTGAAGGACGGCGTCTTTTCGTCGTGGAATGGACACCGCGCGGCAAAGTCCTTGCCGGCTTTCTTGAGGGGGACACGCCGATCGATGAGCGCAACCAGATCGGTACGCGCAACGACTTCATCAATGAATTCCTGAGGGATGGATCCGCTCACGATCGCCTTCCTGCGCCATTCAACCGGCGCATGCGAGGGAAGGAATCAACCGCCGAGGCGGCTCTTGAGTCGGGCGCTGACTGCAGCCATGTCCGCTCGCCCCTGGATCTTGGGCTTGAGGGCGGCCATCACTCGACCCATGTCTTTCATCTCGGAGGCATTCGACTCGATCAGCGCCGCTTCGATCAAGTCGCCGACCTCTGCCTCGGACAAGGGCTGAGGGAGATAGACCTGCAGCAGCGCCGCCTCAGCCAGCTCCTTGGCCGCCAAGTCAGGCCGCTGGCCGGTCTCGTATTGCACGGCCGCCTCGCGGCGCTGCTTGATCAGCTTTTCGACCACCGCCAGCACCTGGGAATCGTCAAGCTCAATGCGCTCGTCGACTTCACGCTGCTTGATGGCGGCAGAGAACATGCGCAAGGTCAGCAGGCGTGCTTTCTCGCCGCCACGCATCGCTGCCTTGATGTCTTCCTGGAGCCGGCTCTTGAGATCCACGCTGGTCTCCATCAGAGTCCGTGTCAGTACAGTCGGGTCTGCCGTTGGGCGTCGCGCATCAACCGCTTGGCATGACGCTTCACGGCAGCGGCCTTGCGGCGCTTGCGCTCCTGCGTGGGCTTTTCATAGAACTCGCGGCGACGCACTTCAGTCAGAACGCCCGCCTTTTCGCAGGCGCGCTTGAACCGCCGCAGGGCAGCGTCGAAATACTCGTTTTCCTTGACACGAACGCTTGGCATGAAATCTCACTCGGGCTGGGCGTGAAAATCGGTTGCTGATCCGGACGACCCCGACAAGCGTGGCCGAATAAAGACGGGAAATTCTATCTGCTTTGAATTACAATTGCCAATCCATCGACGACCGAGATTGACGAAATACCGATGCGGGTACTGGGCATCGAAACCTCCTGTGATGAAACCGCTACGGCGATCTATGACAGCACAAGCGGTCTGCTCGCCCATGTCCTGCATACCCAGGCCGCTCTGCATGCACCCCATGGCGGGGTTGTCCCGGAGCTCGCCTCCCGCGACCACATCCGCAAGCTGCTGCCTTTGATTCGGCAGGTCTTGTCGGAAGCCGACACAGCGCCCACCGCGATCGACGGAATCGCCTATACGGCTGGTCCCGGCTTGGTGGGGGCGCTTCTGGTCGGCGCCACTCTGGCCCAGTCCCTGGCGTTGGCCTGGGATCGTCCATGTGTCGGCGTGCATCA is a window of Candidatus Macondimonas diazotrophica DNA encoding:
- the rpoD gene encoding RNA polymerase sigma factor RpoD — translated: MSEDQRSLLKSLISKGKEQGYLTFAEVNDHLPDDLVDPEQIEDIIAMFNDMGISVHEQAPDSEDILLSDNAVTTNDDDEAEEAAAALASSVEGEIGRTTDPVRMYMREMGTVELLTREGEISIAKRIEEGQLEALKALASLPVSTAYVLGEYARLNEAGARLADLVVGFIDPSQFDSEAAVDDSADVPMEMDAAEEEEDEDGDDDSTETADTGPDPQEVAQRMAALQAQYDVVLTHLREQGPAAESTRAEQQALIYQFLQFKFAPRVIVQLSDQLRQLVDGVRRHERQIMEYCVARAGMSRRDFLQVFQDHETDSDWIDKQIRAKRKHSATIARHREDIIALQDQLRAIERETLMPLSVIKEINRQKTISDAKARRAKKEMVEANLRLVISIAKKYTNRGLQFLDLIQEGNIGLMKAVDKFEYRRGYKFSTYATWWIRQAITRSIADQARTIRIPVHMIETINKINRVQRQMLQEMGREPTPDELAQKMEMPEDKVRKVLKIAKEPISMETPIGDDEDSHLGDFIEDTNIPSPADMATREGLREAAHAMLATLTPREAKVLRMRFGIEMNTDHTLEEVGKQFDVTRERIRQIEAKALRKLRHPSRSEMLRSFLEE
- the dnaG gene encoding DNA primase, with the translated sequence MSGSIPQEFIDEVVARTDLVALIDRRVPLKKAGKDFAARCPFHDEKTPSFTVSADKQFYHCFGCGAHGNAIGFLMAFDRLEFRDAVAELAADAGLDLPSAGDAPPPHHQALRQAMDAAAHFYRQQLRDAPRAIDYLKRRGLSGATAAAFGIGYAPSRWDGLLQALGGDASHRALLIENGLLIARDGDEGRHYDRFRDRVMFPIRDGRGRVIGFGGRILDQGQPKYLNSPETPLFHKGQELYGLYEARKAQRELPWVLVVEGYMDVLMLAEHGIPNAVATLGTATTSDHLRRLFRHTSRVVFCFDGDRAGRAAASRALQTSLPEMQDGREIAFLFLPEGEDPDSLVRQEGRETFLGRVAQSQPLSDFLLHHLKEGIDLQTHEGRARLVVRSRSALEVIPQGVFRNLLAQTLGQLAGVELAPASGLARGRPVRSGVPQAVATHPSPLQRLAGLLLTHPNAAQWVDPELVPLLKDGDGEAQWMLALIELARDKPHLTSGGILERFRAHPAESLFAQLLAWQPERSAEGVARECRDICRHLLQRSVRSEIDALLAKAATQGLDAQEKERLRSLLSQRG
- a CDS encoding GatB/YqeY domain-containing protein encodes the protein METSVDLKSRLQEDIKAAMRGGEKARLLTLRMFSAAIKQREVDERIELDDSQVLAVVEKLIKQRREAAVQYETGQRPDLAAKELAEAALLQVYLPQPLSEAEVGDLIEAALIESNASEMKDMGRVMAALKPKIQGRADMAAVSARLKSRLGG
- the rpsU gene encoding 30S ribosomal protein S21, coding for MPSVRVKENEYFDAALRRFKRACEKAGVLTEVRRREFYEKPTQERKRRKAAAVKRHAKRLMRDAQRQTRLY